One stretch of Plasmodium vivax chromosome 8, whole genome shotgun sequence DNA includes these proteins:
- a CDS encoding Rho-GTPase-activating protein 1, putative (encoded by transcript PVX_094555A), whose product MLDSDAEVPQEILVEYEKLLKKSYTENFDELYKTDLLKVIGKDGYGSHIVLLIPCFIVSSGADPEKTLRYAILTLDPIVKENYVLILCETHTSWLTDAVYAYAKQWYDTLPRKYKKNLKKLYLVHSGFMSKTMLTIVTPFVSAKFWKKVEYIEKLEDLFLKLNINPTYYLRCFPYIVQRNEEVLLGGKTVSVFGADLEILCQRFGTPYMEYKHVPSILVDFLTHLLKPEIVNTKDLFYLQADANTLYGIIGDIEYGEPTTDFNNIPSLVCSFKLFLDTQKNGLLGKDAFTKLYHLKTVSASDKAIRSVLFKLYDNLEPGVKECLVCLLKFFKTVSTYSSENNMTVETLAKIFAPTFFRPRVPNAVFSQCIPLANRCLQMIIEAPDILTNPQKYDAESDSSDESESDDSKEKDSKSESSSEDTSSESHGSKGNKGQSSDSAELAKRGSKASERGAPNKKDTPQKDESKKKSDEESEEESEEESGEDSEEESEEESEEESEEVTEEATEEESGSVEGTRKVNFKREEGKAE is encoded by the exons atgctgGACTCGGATGCCGAAGTACCGCAGGAAATTCTGGTGGAATACGAAAAATTGCTGAAAAAGTCGTACACGGAAAATTTTGACGA GTTGTACAAGACCGACTTGCTGAAGGTGATTGGGAAGGATGGGTACGGCTCACACATCGTTTTGCTGATTCCGTGTTTTATCGTTTCGTCCGGTGCGGACCCTGAGAAGACGCT GAGATACGCCATCCTGACGCTGGACCCCATCGTGAAGGAGAACTACGTGCTGATTCTGTGCGAAACGCACACGAGTTGGCTGACCGACGCGGTGTACGCGTACGCGAAGCAGT GGTACGACACGCTTCCgaggaaatacaaaaagaatCTGAAAAAACTGTACCTGGTGCACAGCGGATTTATGTCCAAAACGATGCTCACCATTGTGACTCCATTCGTGTCAGCTAAATTCTGGAAGAAAGTAGAATACATAGAAAAGCTagaagatttatttttaaaattaaatatcaACCCAACATATTATTTGAGATGCTTCCCATACATAGTTCAGagaaatgaagaagtgcTATTAGGAGGAAAGACAGTTTCCGTTTTCGGAGCAGACTTAGAGATTTTATGCCAACGATTTGGAACACCCTACATGGAATATAAACACGTCCCTTCCATCCTTGTGGATTTCTTAACCCATTTATTAAAGCCTGAAATTGTTAATACGAAAGATCTCTTCTACTTACAAGCAGATGCGAATACACTGTATGGGATAATTGGAGACATAGAGTATGGCGAACCGACGACCGATTTTAACAATATTCCATCCCTAGTATGTTCATTTAAGCTTTTTTTAGATACACAGAAAAATGGGTTGTTAGGGAAAGATGCCTTCACCAAATTGTATCATTTAAAAACAGTTTCAGCTTCGGATAAGGCGATTAGGagtgttttatttaaactgTATGATAATCTTGAGCCGGGTGTTAAGGAGTGTCTAGTTTGTCTtttgaagttttttaaaactgtATCGACGTATTCGAGTGAGAATAACATGACGGTGGAAACGCTGGCTAAAATCTTTGCGCCCACCTTCTTCAGACCCAGGGTTCCGAACGCCGTTTTTTCGCAGTGCATTCCCTTGGCGAATAGGTGCCTGCAGATGATAATTGAGGCCCCCGACATTTTGACG aACCCGCAGAAATACGACGCAGAAAGTGACAGCTCAGACGAGAGCGAGTCAGATGACAGCAAGGAGAAGGACTCCAAATCGGAGAGCTCAAGTGAGGACACGAGCAGCGAGTCACATGGAAGCAAAGGCAATAAGGGGCAGTCTAGCGATTCGGCGGAGCTGGCCAAGCGTGGATCCAAGGCCTCGGAAAGGGGAGCCCCCAACAAAAAGGACACCCCACAAAAGGACGAATCGAAGAAGAAATCGGACGAAGAGTCCGAGGAAGAGTCGGAGGAGGAGTCAGGGGAGGATTCTGAGGAAGAGTCTGAGGAAGAGTCTGAGGAGGAGTCCGAGGAAGTGACAGAGGAAGCCACGGAGGAAGAATCAGGTTCAGTGGAGGGCACCAGGAAggttaattttaaaagggaGGAAGGGAAGGCGGAGTGA
- a CDS encoding hypothetical protein (encoded by transcript PVX_094530A) — protein MCMVTPLIKQKHKEERFCAKCNVYIRSESPEGGELPTNKGSSNVDGKKRVEGDCRRDDHLEGPHNLAAETNTTNVETHPDACTEKYPHASTYGDPLFEEKLSPVEFIKEIKLQHDEFNQILNRNSITKGEIENLLEVKQYVKERCGYDLGEWMNSGRSSLLKGTQMRSQKESQKESTHLSKNDVDPYVEDKKRDLLQNTEMKHPHGCMEGQSSQKREYLNDSTQRSPNLVISKENYFPTGGIDFDKYTNYRVDFMILDKAKDTFMQKLDKYVEQLGRCDSRSDERECISQVATVVDVLERVNNLRRNIHIVI, from the exons ATG TGCATGGTGACCCCCCTGATTAAGCAGAAGCACAAAGAGGAGCGGTTCTGCGCCAAGTGCAACGTGTACATTCGCTCGGAAAGCCCAGAAGGGGGTGAACTCCCCACCAACAAGGGAAGCAGCAACGTGGATGGAAAGAAAAGGGTGGAAGGGGATTGCCGAAGGGATGACCACCTGGAGGGTCCCCACAATTTGGCTGCTGAGACTAACACTACAAATGTGGAGACCCACCCTGATGCCTGCACAGAGAAGTACCCCCACGCAAGTACCTATGGagaccccctttttgaggaGAAATTGTCCCCCGTAGAATTCATCAAAGAAATAAAACTGCAGCATGACGAGTTTAACCAAATCTTAAACAGAAATAGCATCACGAAGGGGGAAATAGAAAATTTGCTAGAGGTCAAACAGTACGTAAAGGAAAGGTGCGGGTATGACCTCGGCGAGTGGATGAACAGTGGCAGGAGTTCCCTCCTCAAAGGGACACAAATGAGAAGTCAAAAAGAAAGCCAAAAAGAATCAACCCATTTATCGAAAAACGATGTGGACCCCTACGTGGAAGATAAAAAACGAGACCTGTTGCAAAACACAGAAATGAAGCATCCCCATGGGTGTATGGAAGGACAGTCAAGTCAGAAGCGCGAGTATCTAAATGACTCTACACAAAGATCCCCAAATCTGGTAATCTCCAAGGAGAATTATTTCCCCACTGGAGGTATCGATTTTGATAAATACACAAATTATAGGGTAGACTTTATGATTTTAGATAAAGCAAAGGACACCTTCATGCAGAAATTGGATAAGTACGTCGAACAGCTGGGCAGGTGTGACAGCAGGAGTGACGAGAGAGAGTGCATCAGCCAAGTCGCCACCGTCGTGGACGTGCTAGAGAGGGTAAACAACTTGAGGAGAAACATTCACATTGTAATTTAG
- a CDS encoding dynein light chain 2B, cytoplasmic, putative (encoded by transcript PVX_094550A): MAGSASEISESLNAWMNSNSSIESYVLINSDGIPLKYNEDVSYEHAVKQASLFSDLLTKTKRCVKELLPQENEFNSNLRIRTKKETEYIICNHGDYSLITKQNCKDTQTNKNK, from the exons ATGGCTGGCTCAGCGAGCGAAATAAGTGAATCGCTAAACGCCTGGATGAACAGCAACTCGTCCATAGAGTCTTACGTCCTGATCAATTCTGACG GCATCCCGCTAAAATACAACGAAGACGTGAGCTACGAACACGCAGTTAAGCAGGCCTCCCTGTTCTC AGACTTGctaacaaaaacaaaaagatgCGTTAAGGAATTGCTTCCTCAAGag AACGAATTCAACAGTAACTTACGAATTcgaacgaaaaaagaaactgaATACATCATATGCAACCATGGGGACTACTCGCTCAtaacaaaacaaaattgcaaGGACACGCAaacgaataaaaataaatga
- a CDS encoding hypothetical protein, conserved (encoded by transcript PVX_094520A), giving the protein MAAFKPYKFVFFDKNVKNSNLYKQIIAHLDLSILCKEIYVSEKFCHFKYEHVSRNKLVYFSDHNLVDKLKCPPRDRNIGEHLLQLTSRGTQHAHDRTDEEDKFEAKKLHSDTVKEKPTGIPNNELRKNDEEDMPPLVSFFTYDEKEKDEFFNTLNLNRKYEVDHINILCLSNCDSIVDALRRQPGKRRISIFCPFYVIHDYGGDSGDRGALLHSAWGNFGGKNVPKRLSEFLYTIASDFLPMSYKYILMSDLVRAIIVNSELCQNRGEENVEVLEFMDMMQIIGKTV; this is encoded by the coding sequence ATGGCGGCGTTTAAACCGTACAAGTTCGTCTTTTTTGacaaaaacgtaaaaaatagTAACTTGTACAAGCAGATAATTGCACACCTGGATTTGTCAATTCTTTGTAAAGAAATTTATGTAAGTGAAAAGTTTTGCCATTTCAAATACGAACATGTGAGTAGGAACAAATTGGTGTACTTTTCAGATCACAACTTGGTCGACAAATTGAAATGCCCTCCGCGTGACCGCAACATCGGGGAGCACCTTCTACAGCTCACCTCCAGAGGGACGCAGCATGCTCATGACCGCACAGATGAGGAAGACAAATTtgaagcgaaaaaattgcatagcGACACGGTGAAAGAGAAACCAACTGGAATTCCCAACAACGAACTGcgtaaaaatgatgaagaggatATGCCCCCCCTCGTAAGTTTCTTTACGTatgatgaaaaagaaaaagacgaattttttaacacattaAATTTGAACAGGAAATACGAGGTGGACCACATAAACATTTTGTGCTTGAGCAATTGCGACTCCATTGTTGATGCGCTTAGGCGGCAGCCAGGCAAACGGAGAATTTCGATCTTCTGCCCATTTTACGTAATTCATGATTATGGCGGTGATAGCGGCGATAGAGGTGCTCTTCTCCATAGCGCCTGGGGCAACTTCGGAGGGAAGAACGTCCCAAAAAGGCTTTCCGAATTTTTATACACCATCGCTAGCGACTTTCTTCCCATGAGTTACAAGTACATTCTTATGTCCGACCTCGTCCGAGCGATTATTGTAAATTCGGAATTGTGTCAAAACCGCGGGGAGGAAAACGTGGAGGTGTTGGAATTCATGGACATGATGCAGATCATAGGGAAGACCGTATAA
- a CDS encoding hypothetical protein (encoded by transcript PVX_094510A) — protein MNGPILKIFLFAVLCQCAVLVSKGEMHQPGDLNIDLSYDDKKKKAFKLQLKGEAGALDTPLIILQPREDVPPGELYNKFLEEVDDPSNISVTDVLRNLVDTFEPIEQKRFLDRFLDEVDAHVKFYESFSTE, from the exons ATGAATGGCCCGATTTTGAAaatcttccttttcgcgGTGCTTTGCCAATGCGCTGTGTTGGTCTCAAAGGGGGAGATGCACCAACCTGGCGACTTGAATATAGACCTGT CGTACGAtgacaaaaagaaaaaagcgtTCAAGTTGCAGCTAAAGGGGGAGGCGGGAGCTTTGGACACCCCATTAATTATTCTCCAGCCAAGG GAGGATGTCCCCCCAGGCGAATTgtataacaaatttttggAAGAAGTGGACGACCCCTCAAACATAT CTGTGACGGACGTTTTACGCAACTTAGTGGACACCTTCGAACCG ATAGAGCAGAAGAGGTTCCTAGATAGG TTTTTAGATGAAGTCGACGCgcatgtaaaattttatgaaagcTTTTCCACCGAGTGA
- a CDS encoding thioredoxin domain containing protein (encoded by transcript PVX_094525A), whose translation MNNKVTRNIEKHLLEALRDKENEIDLEIKRYEKLEKKIYDENDEELEFIKNKRLQELKNKHNENLNLLKKGHGIYKEILSEKEFFEICKSSKNVCCHFYRTTTWRCEYLDSKLISMSKKFLHINFVKINAEKSPFLCERLKIWCIPTLMLIQNGQTEHSIIGFDELGGDNFSEQTLINVLKKWKLIDSREAED comes from the coding sequence atgaataacaaaGTGACGAGGAACATAGAAAAGCACCTCCTGGAGGCGCTGCGCGACAAGGAAAACGAAATCGACCTGGAAATCAAAAGATACGaaaaactggaaaaaaaaatatacgatGAAAATGACGAAGAACTggagtttataaaaaacaaaagattACAAgaacttaaaaataaacataatgaaaatttaaatttgctGAAAAAGGGACATGGGATATATAAGGAAATTTTAtcagaaaaagaatttttcgaaatttGTAAAAGctcaaaaaatgtatgttgccatttttacagGACGACCACCTGGAGGTGTGAATATTTGGATAGCAAATTGATCAGCATGTccaaaaaatttcttcatattaattttgttaaaattaacGCTGAAAAATCTCCTTTTCTCTGTGAGCGCTTGAAAATTTGGTGCATCCCCACCTTGATGCTTATTCAGAACGGACAAACTGAGCACTCCATCATTGGCTTTGACGAGTTAGGCGGCGATAACTTTTCCGAGCAGACCCTCATTAATGTTTTAAAGAAATGGAAGCTGATTGATTCTCGGGAGGCGGAGGATTGA
- a CDS encoding RNA binding protein, putative (encoded by transcript PVX_094535A), with product MEDNSNASVHSAVQQSPAKGCRVYVGNLPWKVTWPVLKTHMKKAGDVVRVDIFEDTQGRSKGCGIVEYATYEEAQEAINSLNDSKLEDRLIFVREDREENSGNYEKRRFNNVRKDKFYDPRRRRDFDYRRDYRRDDFRRDYRRDEYRRDFRRDFRRDDFRRSEFRMSSKRNCTLIVYNLPPQSTWKELKDLFKKHGRVVRADLKNEETASKEVTGTVIMESEYDAKNAIDALNFCNFDGYILKVNFENTE from the exons ATGGAGGATAACAGTAAT GCATCCGTTCACTCCGCTGTGCAGCAAAGCCCAGCCAAGGGTTGTCGGGTTTACGTTGGAAATTTGCCCTGGAAAGTCACATGGCCAGTTTTGAAGACGCACATGAAAAAAGCCGGAGATGTCGTGCGGGTCGACATTTTCGAGGACACGCAGGGAAGGTCAAAG GGATGTGGAATTGTAGAGTATGCCACGTATGAGGAGGCGCAGGAGGCCATAAACAGTCTGAACGATTCCAAGTTGGAGG ACCGACTCATTTTCGTGAGGGAGGATCGAGAGGAAAACTCGGGCAACTACGAAAAGCGCAGATTCAACAACGTGAGGAAAGACAAGTTCTACGACCCCAGAAGGAGACGCGATTTTGACTACAGAAGGGACTACAGAAGAGACGACTTTCGAAGGGACTACCGTAGAGACGAATACAGAAGAGACTTCCGAAGGGACTTCCGAAGAGACGATTTCCGAAGAAGCGAGTTCAGAATGTCCAGCAAGAGAAACTGCACCCTCATCGTTTACAACTTGCCACCACAAAGCACTTGGAAAGAATTAAaagatttatttaaaaaacacGGCCGAGTGGTCAGGGcagatttgaaaaatgaggaaacCGCATCAAAGGAAGTCACCGGAACGGTCATTATGGAGAGTGAGTACGACGCGAAAAACGCAATTGACGCGCTCAACTTTTGCAACTTCGACGGGTACATTTTGAAGGTCAACTTTGAGAACACCGAGTGA
- a CDS encoding hypothetical protein, conserved (encoded by transcript PVX_094540A), whose protein sequence is MRKKNRAKGRECARKDDKSDVSGHYETRGSQEIPQPDFNSSMVYLNIYDLDAVSKVVNTVARSMGAGAFHAGVEVYGYEYSFGYIVDGETGVTKTSARYHPYHVKTPLTKEEVDLLVEVMKLQWIGDTYDILSRNCLNYADYFCNLLDVGSIPEWVMSLQKKVTWVKSNINVAASKLKELNKAAGIPTVINFIKKKYNDNGEDYEG, encoded by the exons atgaggaagaaaaaccgAGCCAAGGGAAGAGAATGCGCAAGGAAAGATGACAAAAGCGACGTGTCTGGGCATTACGAAACGAGGGGCTCCCAGGAAATCCCCCAGCCGGATTTCAATTCCAGTATGGTCtacttaaatatatatgactTGGATGCCGTTTCCAAGGTTGTCAACACGGTGGCTAGATCGATGGGCGCGG GCGCCTTTCACGCCGGCGTAGAAGTCTACGGCTATGAGTACTCATTCGGTTACATAGTAG ACGGAGAAACGGGGGTGACCAAAACGAGCGCCCGCTATCATCCCTACCACGT TAAAACTCCACTGACGAAGGAAGAAGTAGACCTCTTGGTTGAGGTGATGAAGCTGCAGTGGATCGGAGACACCTACGACATATTGTCAAG GAACTGCCTTAACTATGCCGACTACTTCTGCAACTTGCTGG ATGTCGGCAGCATCCCCGAATGGGTCATgagtttacaaaaaaaagtcacaTGGGTAAAGTCAAACATAAATGTCGCGGCGTCAAAGTTGAAG GAATTAAACAAAGCTGCTGGAATACCAACAGTGATAAACTtcataaagaaaaagtacaACGACAATGGTGAAGACTACGAAGGGTAA
- a CDS encoding hypothetical protein, conserved (encoded by transcript PVX_094545A; Apicoplast targeted protein. Curated by Stuart Ralph, Walter and Eliza Hall Institute of Medical Research, Australia.) gives MALFHFVNCSLTAFTPYYIIYDGFKLSKNAGSTKLFFLVCFYYIVSQILKLFTLAFFSIGLLQNMNLFNIIFQECANFIDLAGLYYILSHKHTNTINLKERILSVGLSWGFYESVATNFFPFFIGGRSMDFSLKHIYRSISANTFMFSNLSKTCLLFMWTRNTQSRKKINAVNFLLLYFTFILPLVNKIILIQEESFNKGIIIHLLVLLVCTFVLSFATKCIFNSKSNANVELYKESHTRSYEKNDSNDDDGDGEMNKDQKKKKKKKKK, from the exons ATGGCgctcttccattttgttaactGTTCCCTGACGGCCTTCACACCCTACTACATAATCTATGACGGATTTAAATT GTCAAAGAATGCCGGATCGACAAAGCTGTTTTTCCTCGTGTGTTTTTACTACATCGTCTCTCAAATTTTGAAG CTGTTCACCCTGGCGTTCTTCTCGATAGGCCTCCTGCAGAACATGAACCTTTTCAAC ATAATCTTCCAAGAGTGCGCCAACTTCATAGACCTCGCTGGGCTCTACTACATCTTGTCCCATAA GCACACCAACACGATCAACCTGAAGGAGAGAATACTATCCGTGGGCCTCAGCTGGGGATTCTACGAATCCGTGGCcaccaattttttcccctttttcattg GGGGAAGATCGATGGACTTTTCGCTGAAGCATATCTACCGCTCCATATCGGCCAACACCTTCATG TTTTCGAACCTGTCCAAAACGTGCCTCCTTTTCATGTGGACAAGGAACACCCAAAGCAGGAAGAAAATCAACGCGGtgaatttccttttgctttaCTTCACCTTCATTTTGCCCCTCGTGAATAA AATCATTCTCATACAGGAGGAATCATTCAATAAGGGGATTATCATTCACCTCCTCGTCCTCCTAGTGTGCACGTTCGTCCTCTCCTTTGCCACGAAATGCATTTTCAACTCCAAGTCGAACGCTAACGTAGAGTTATATAAAGAATCGCACACACGAAGTTACGAAAAGAATGATAGTAATGATGATGACGGGGATGGCGAAATGAATAAAgatcagaagaaaaaaaaaaaaaaaaaaaaaaaatga
- a CDS encoding hypothetical protein, conserved (encoded by transcript PVX_094515A) yields MIKCVRGRRQRRGLLFWCHRRSVFVPSERDVAKLSAKSLGNYAFDILRISNENKAMYEMFKKRIIGEIGSFDAKDCYRVLKSLEMNNKLNEEEEMVRNVLHQISVQTCKYSIKEICDISFLCSKLNLVYIPLYASLSISFLNKINLATPENLSILSLSFCKVQIRDVNLFNRIAIATLNVLHMFDVESLVNVLISLAYLDIKKDMLLYSSVDIFVKNQNKLNGDQLVKIAHVYSKFDFVNKEINSLLVEKIPAFVPHLNNVQLAELAISLNRLGVHSHVTGKFVTCVNLSHLAFPVAVKVINILSTVNRVRSVSSVHSVNHSHSVQRVNVEFKYDQILSCVQNFLFVHGRGNHLNGKVNLDTLRDLEKSPHLASDGRSGGRSGGTIDSTSNGRNVLPTEVVSNNVGEQHTEGGGPLAEDEWGEPFRLGHLASEYSPIHDMQSSSQFYFPLLEGTLKKTNSCGSEMKSRVFSEEELTQHYLHYNLRQKINPNSVCQLNVDLFECLVNFLLQNCVSEYEDKFKSFLNCISREIILSKEYLNFNCLIKIFSALFKTPIIWNLSLLNLSSVNSAKWRKKCLFYINEDTDFYEQLVKRYFGIFHASENADNHSLVLCFVVNLLNAELKHAHSSSIEKCLEHYALVRRKGKDEKVGYPIEDQSVYTFVEYFYKDITLWGKSRHRFGATAEEEAAPPEENSPVVYTFPYAMKDSIPNKILTLELFGIVQKFTKNVKMYFKEDAYTISLFEFDNYVAYLFLEPRDFFYSPGQGTEWDLLREVSVRNEPMEEEHKSAGSSDVRNAGGLSKTQAKGSIPPNRNPQTEKKQLLLICDISYDPYEVFQNKNYFVKSETLVKINYLLIKGYSIIAIPFYSWRCMSYEEKMGSISALRQSVLDGQG; encoded by the coding sequence ATGATAAAATGTgtaaggggaagaaggcaaagGAGGGGCCTTCTTTTCTGGTGTCATAGGAGGAGCGTGTTTGTGCCAAGCGAGAGGGATGTCGCAAAATTATCAGCGAAGAGCCTAGGCAACTACGCATTCGACATTTTAAGAATATCGAACGAAAATAAAGCCATGTACGAAatgttcaaaaaaagaataatcgGTGAAATAGGCTCATTTGACGCAAAGGACTGTTATAGGGTGTTAAAATCTTTGGAAATGAATAACAAACtgaatgaagaagaggagatgGTAAGAAACGTCTTGCATCAGATATCCGTACAGACATGCAAATATTCAATCAAAGAGATATGtgacatttcttttttatgttccaAGTTAAATTTGGTGTACATTCCCCTGTACGCATCATtatccatttcgtttttgaacaaaataaacttGGCAACTCCTGAAAACTTATCCATTTTAAGTTTAAGTTTTTGCAAAGTACAAATAAGAGACGTCAATCTATTTAACCGAATAGCCATTGCAACGTTGAATGTGCTCCACATGTTTGACGTGGAGAGTTTGGTCAACGTGTTGATTTCGCTTGCCTACTTGGACATCAAAAAGGATATGCTGTTATACTCCTCTGTtgacatttttgtaaaaaatcaaaacaaGTTGAACGGTGATCAGCtcgtaaaaattgcacacgTGTATTCCAAATTCGACTTTGTAAATAAGGAAATAAACTCCCTACTTGTGGAGAAAATTCCCGCGTTCGTTCCGCACTTAAACAATGTGCAGCTGGCCGAGTTAGCGATTTCGTTAAACAGGCTAGGAGTTCACTCGCACGTTACTGGTAAGTTTGTTACCTGTGTGAACTTGTCCCACTTGGCATTCCCCGTCGCCGTCAAGGTGATCAACATACTGTCCACCGTAAACCGAGTGCGAAGCGTAAGCAGCGTGCACAGCGTAAACCACTCGCACAGCGTGCAGCGCGTCAACGTCGAGTTTAAGTACGACCAAATTTTGTCctgtgtgcaaaattttttgttcgttCATGGGAGGGGAAATCACCTGAACGGCAAGGTAAATTTGGACACTTTGCGAGATTTGGAAAAATCTCCCCATTTAGCGAGCGACGGGAGGAGCGGCGGAAGGAGCGGCGGCACGATAGACAGCACGAGTAACGGAAGGAATGTTTTGCCTACCGAGGTGGTCAGTAACAACGTGGGCGAACAACACACTGAGGGGGGCGGCCCACTGGCGGAGGACGAATGGGGGGAGCCATTTCGGCTAGGCCACCTTGCGAGTGAGTACAGCCCCATTCATGATATGCAGAGCAGTTCCCAGTtttacttcccccttttggagggcactttaaaaaaaacgaattcaTGCGGAAGCGAAATGAAGAGCCGCGTTTTTTCTGAAGAAGAACTAACCCAGCACTATTTGCATTACAATttgaggcaaaaaataaatcccaATTCGGTGTGCCAGTTGAATGTAGACCTATTTGAATGTCTGGTGAATTTTCTTCTGCAAAATTGTGTAAGCGAGTATGAAGACAAATTTAAATCTTTCTTAAATTGCATAAGTCGGGAAATTATTCTTTCAAAGGAGTACTTAAATTTCAATTGcctaataaaaattttttccgcCTTATTTAAAACGCCAATCATATGGAACTTGtcacttttaaatttaagtTCCGTCAATTCTGCCAAGTGGAGAAAGAAGTGCCTCTTTTATATTAACGAGGATACcgatttttatgaacaatTAGTGAAGCGCTATTTTGGTATTTTCCACGCATCTGAAAATGCGGATAACCACAGCTTGGTGCTGTGCTTTGTTGTGAATCTGTTGAATGCTGAGTTGAAGCATGCGCACAGCTCGTCAATCGAAAAATGTTTAGAGCATTACGCGTTGGTACGGAGGAAGGGTAAAGACGAAAAGGTGGGCTACCCCATAGAGGACCAAAGTGTGTATACTTTTGTGGAGTACTTTTATAAGGACATCACCCTGTGGGGGAAAAGCAGGCATCGATTCGGTGCAACtgcggaggaagaagcggctcCACCAGAGGAAAACTCACCCGTGGTGTATACCTTCCCCTACGCCATGAAGGACAGCATACCAAATAAAATTCTAACTTTAGAATTATTTGGAATTGTTCAAAAATTTacgaaaaatgtgaagatgtATTTTAAGGAGGATGCCTACACAATATCGCTGTTCGAATTTGATAACTACGTGGCTTACTTGTTTTTGGAGCCTCGGGATTTTTTCTACTCCCCGGGGCAAGGCACCGAGTGGGACCTCTTGAGGGAAGTGAGTGTGCGGAATGAACCTATGGAAGAGGAGCATAAATCCGCTGGATCTTCTGATGTGAGAAACGCAGGTGGGTTGTCAAAAACGCAGGCAAAGGGAAGTATCCCCCCAAATCGAAATCCCcagacagaaaaaaaacagctgcTTCTAATTTGCGACATTTCGTACGACCCATATGAAGTTTTTCAGAACAAAAACTATTTCGTTAAGTCGGAGAcattagtaaaaataaattacttgCTGATTAAGGGGTACAGCATAATCGCCATTCCGTTTTATTCCTGGAGGTGCATGAGTTACGAGGAGAAGATGGGCTCCATTAGCGCGCTTCGGCAGAGCGTCCTGGACGGGCAGGGTTGA